In Tubulanus polymorphus chromosome 2, tnTubPoly1.2, whole genome shotgun sequence, a single window of DNA contains:
- the LOC141900879 gene encoding putative G-protein coupled receptor No18, giving the protein MSVVYSPVSVPSTPSPTSDNNTSAQEEGFPIFVRYIIGILLFMIIVVTLIGNALVVLSVINFRRLRSVTNCFVVSLATADITVAILVMPSAIVYELLGIWKFGWIFCYFWISCDVMCCTASILHLCVISLDRYWAITDPYKYKQRTSKCRTAIMITSVWLCSALISFIPIYLGWFADDPDSIYQDTPVCGLNVNQVYAVISSMTSFYIPLLVMVFAYWRIFRIARKQALEIEKMERSLRNHFSYNDENFNRKSKNVSKDSKAIRTLGTIMGIFIISWLPFFLMYIIIPFCSECWLPKIVVSFLTWLGYANSFINPCVYAYLNKDFNMAFRKLLSCARFRTNRNPSKNVVIKYERTGINDADGSSSSSKQRRHSDAADVVDILLTKPLPTEGSGLRAGNAK; this is encoded by the coding sequence ATGTCGGTGGTGTACAGTCCCGTTAGCGTGCCATCAACGCCTAGTCCGACTAGCGATAACAATACCTCCGCCCAGGAGGAAGGCTTTCCGATTTTCGTCCGTTATATTATAGGCATATTATTGTTTATGATCATAGTTGTTACGTTGATTGGCAATGCGTTAGTAGTTTTATCGGTAATTAACTTTCGTCGTTTGAGATCGGTAACTAATTGTTTTGTAGTTTCGTTGGCCACGGCTGATATTACGGTAGCTATTCTCGTCATGCCATCCGCTATAGTTTACGAACTGTTGGGAATCTGGAAATTCGGATGGATATTTTGCTACTTTTGGATATCGTGCGATGTCATGTGCTGCACGGCATCGATCTTACATTTATGCGTGATTTCGTTGGACAGATATTGGGCGATCACCGATCCTTATAAATACAAGCAACGAACGTCGAAATGCCGGACAGCGATAATGATTACGTCAGTATGGCTGTGTAGTgctttgatttcatttattccGATCTATTTGGGTTGGTTTGCCGATGATCCGGATTCAATCTACCAAGACACACCCGTCTGCGGGTTGAACGTAAACCAAGTATATGCCGTCATCTCGTCAATGACATCTTTTTACATACCGTTATTAGTGATGGTGTTTGCGTATTGGCGGATATTTCGTATCGCTCGCAAACAGGCGCTCGAGATCGAAAAAATGGAACGGTCATTGCGTAATCATTTCTCCTATAATGACGAGAATTTTAACCGCAAATCGAAAAATGTCAGTAAAGACAGTAAAGCTATTCGAACGCTCGGTACTATAATGGGTATATTTATCATATCATGGCTTCCATTCTTCCTAATGTATATCATTATCCCATTCTGTTCCGAATGCTGGCTGCCGAAAATTGTCGTATCGTTTCTGACATGGTTGGGTTACGCGAATAGCTTCATTAACCCTTGTGTCTACGCTTACCTCAATAAAGACTTCAACATGGCGTTCAGGAAATTACTATCGTGTGCACGGTTCCGCACTAACAGGAACCCGTCCAAAAACGTTGtgataaaatatgaaagaacCGGGATTAATGACGCTGATGGTTCCAGTTCCTCTTCCAAACAGCGGAGACATTCCGACGCGGCGGATGTGGTGGATATTTTACTAACCAAACCGCTCCCGACCGAGGGCAGTGGTTTGCGCGCAGGTAACgcaaaatag